A stretch of Bradyrhizobium sp. AZCC 2262 DNA encodes these proteins:
- a CDS encoding TRAP transporter small permease — protein MFLRILDRLEEILIATLMALATTIIFLAVMHRYLVGIPFLYPILFPINLSWAQELCIYMFVWVAKFGAAYGVRTGIHVGVDVVVNQLKSPWRNAVVLFGLFCGAFFTAVIGTMGAKFVIGLMYTDQVSPDLEIPSWFVYLCIPLGSYLMCFRFLQVAYHYWRTGELPHHDHAHVEGVEVEEPGVGAAEVTR, from the coding sequence TACGCATCCTCGATCGACTTGAGGAGATACTGATCGCGACGCTGATGGCGTTGGCGACGACGATCATCTTTCTGGCGGTCATGCACCGTTATCTCGTCGGCATTCCCTTCCTGTATCCGATCCTGTTTCCGATCAACCTGTCCTGGGCGCAGGAACTGTGCATCTACATGTTCGTGTGGGTGGCCAAGTTCGGCGCCGCCTACGGCGTGCGCACCGGCATCCATGTCGGCGTCGACGTGGTGGTCAACCAGCTCAAATCGCCGTGGCGGAATGCGGTCGTGCTGTTCGGGCTGTTCTGCGGCGCCTTCTTCACCGCCGTGATCGGCACCATGGGCGCGAAATTCGTGATCGGGCTGATGTATACCGACCAGGTTTCGCCCGATCTCGAGATCCCGAGCTGGTTCGTCTATCTCTGCATTCCCCTCGGTTCGTATTTGATGTGCTTCCGCTTCCTGCAGGTCGCCTATCATTATTGGCGCACCGGCGAACTGCCGCACCACGACCACGCCCATGTCGAGGGCGTCGAGGTCGAGGAGCCCGGTGTCGGCGCTGCGGAGGTCACCCGATGA